A window of the Ipomoea triloba cultivar NCNSP0323 chromosome 14, ASM357664v1 genome harbors these coding sequences:
- the LOC116004794 gene encoding putative late blight resistance protein homolog R1B-17 yields the protein MACVAVASLLRTIELEFLQYKPRPLVLRNHLISFNKHLIQSFHQNLGFLITQFDDKRINMDGVEAVKHLEMKLRDLAIRVEDEIEILVAQLYDEEVDDEYLVGIADLFVEEKDELGVEDLYVEKQQRDTDEEKTKPCVKLGQVFQSAMEQIEAIKEELLKFKAEGRKTAHDVLQRSQLLSSHHASHSKEQMVGKKHEFEIIKKLLTELIGSKEKKVVSIIGMGGIGKTTLARQVYEDPSVSIHFDVRAWVVASQLHNKRQMLVGLLNSISKQDILENSTDEDLALKLYQFLKHQRYMVVIDDVWSREAWDDVHNCFPDDGNWSRVLLTTRLAEVANYTSFDNDFSHHMQLLDQVDSWNFFCEKAGKSRGAEFEIIWRPIVEKCKGLPLAIIVVAGLFSKLNTLNEWENIAKALDSSTTTIAATCLKILSLSYNHLPHHLKACFLYLGVFPEDHKIKANELSRLWSAEGLVKASENENFDVVAERTYTNNIADLVHLRYISPVFSDEYIMELFKAWNLQTSLSWLHPEHCTKEFFTHVPNVKKIRIEGGKGKCNDCIENLVSLQQLERLNINANEWDYTSPNIQINNHIVPLKSLKRLKFEGNHFEWNGINILCKLPRLEVLKLRKVAKNGSYQRMTNSAQLIYLEIFSTHLKDWKATGDHFPDPPTPLP from the exons ATGGCTTGTGTAGCTGTAGCTTCTCTTCTCAGAACAATAGAGCTTGAGTTCTTGCAATATAAGCCTCGTCCACTTGTACTGCGCAATCATCTCATCTCTTTCAACAAACACTTGATCCAATCTTTCCACCAAAACCTTGGATTTCTCATAACCCAATTCGATGACAAAAGAATCAATATGGATGGTGTTGAAGCAGTTAAACACTTGGAAATGAAGCTGAGGGATTTAGCGATCAGAGTGGAAGATGAAATCGAAATCCTAGTAGCACAGCTTTATGATGAAGAGGTCGATGATGAATATTTAGTTGGAATAGCAGATCTCTTTGTGGAAGAGAAAGATGAACTCGGAGTAGAAGATCTGTACGTGGAAAAACAACAGAGGGACACAGATGAGGAGAAGACTAAGCCTTGTGTGAAACTTGGTCAAGTTTTTCAAAGTGCAATGGAACAAATTGAAGCCATCAAGGAAGAGTTGCTGAAATTCAAGGCAGAAGGAAGAAAGACAGCCCATGATGTTCTACAAAGGTCTCAACTTCTTTCCTCCCACCATGCTTCACACTCCAAGGAACAAATGGTCGGGAAAAAACACGAGTTTGAGATAATCAAGAAGCTGCTAACTGAACTTATTGgatctaaagaaaaaaaagttgtatcaaTTATAGGTATGGGAGGAATCGGTAAGACAACTTTGGCCAGACAAGTTTATGAAGATCCATCAGTTTCTATCCACTTTGACGTTCGAGCCTGGGTTGTCGCATCACAGCTTCACAATAAGAGGCAAATGCTTGTAGGTCTTCTTAATTCAATTTCCAAACAAGACATCCTAGAAAACTCCACTGATGAGGATCTTGCTTtaaaactctaccaatttttaaAGCATCAAAGGTACATGGTTGTGATTGATGATGTGTGGAGTCGTGAGGCATGGGACGATGTTCACAATTGCTTTCCTGATGATGGAAATTGGAGCCGAGTATTGTTAACTACTCGCCTCGCAGaggtggcaaattatactagcTTCGACAATGACTTTTCTCATCATATGCAATTATTGGATCAAGTTGATAGTTGGAATTTTTTCTGTGAAAAGGCAGGTAAATCTCGTGGTGCTGAATTTGAGATAATCTGGAGGCCAATTGTTGAAAAATGCAAAGGATTGCCTCTAGCAATAATTGTGGTTGCCGGACTGTTCTCCAAACTCAACACACTAAATGAGTGGGAGAATATTGCAAAAGCTCTAGATTCTTCTACAACAACTATAGCGGCAACATGTTTAAAAATACTATCACTGAGCTACAATCACTTGCCTCACCACTTAAAGGCATGCTTTTTATATTTAGGGGTTTTTCCagaagatcataagataaaggCTAATGAGCTTTCAAGATTATGGTCTGCGGAAGGACTTGTAAAGGCATCCGAGAATGAAAACTTTGATGTAGTGGCTGAAAG GacgtatacaaataatattgcGGATCTCGTCCATTTAAGATATATATCACCAGTGTTTAGTGATGAATACATTATGGAACTGTTCAAGGCTTGGAATCTTCAAACT AGTCTTTCTTGGTTGCACCCTGAAcattgcacaaaagaattctttACACATGTTCCAAATGTAAAGAAGATACGGATTGAGGGTGGAAAAGGAAAGTGCAATGATTGCATCGAGAACCTTGTCAGTTTACAGCAGCTGGAGAGACTGAATATTAATGCTAATGAATGGGATTATACGAGTCCAAACATCCAGATTAACAACCATATTGTTCCCTTGAAAAGCCTTAAGAGGttaaaatttgaaggtaatCATTTTGAGTGGAATGGAATTAATATTCTTTGCAAGTTGCCTAGGTTAGAAGTGCTCAAGTTAAGGAAAGTGGCAAAGAATGGGAGCTACCAGAGGATGACAAATTCTGCCCAGTTAATTTATTTGGAAATTTTTTCAACTCATCTCAAAGATTGGAAAGCCACTGGTGATCATTTCCCCGACCCTCCAACACCTCTCCCTTGA